CTGAGGAGGGGGTAGCGGGCTCTCGAGCTTTGGTGAGCCAATCATGGTACAAGCACCGAAGGCGAGCGCGGCCACGAGAGCTAACCCCCTGCGTTGAGACCTCTCCATCCCCGAACCTCCTTGTAGGCCTTCTTAACGGGCTTGTGCTGCACCCTTGCGGGCGTGTTAGTTAACATCTTGTTAATAAAGCGTTTGTCGTCGGTTACTTAACGTAACATCAATACACCGGCCGGCGGCCCAGGAACCTGCTCCTCATCGTGCTGCAACTCGATCTCTAGAAGCGCGAGGCCATCCAGGGTGCCCATAAAACGATCTAACTCGCATGGCCCAGGCGGAACCAGGCCGCCTCGTCCACCCTCACGAGGAAACGCCGCTCAATTTCCCATGCCACCTATCAGTTTTCTCCAACTGGTTTTCTACCCAGAACTGCGATCCTGCGCCGCATGAAGGGGAGAAACCACTGAGTCGCGCGCTCAATCGCCCGGAAGCCGGGCAAGTGCGATTCCGCGTAATAGGCGCGTTCAATCTTAAATCCAGCATTAGCGAGGAGGCCCCGCATGGCATCCATCGACTTGTAGTCCACGTGCGATATGTCCCTTTTGAGGATGATATCGTGATTCTTCAGTACTTCCAGAATGTGTCCGCGATGTGGCGTCCACGTGGCGAACCGTCCACCAGGCGCCAGAATCCGGTATGCCTCCGCCGCAATGCGTTGCGAATCCTCAGGATAGATGTGCTCGAACAGGTCCGCGGCGAGCACGAGGTCGAAGCTGTCACTCGGTAATCCAGTTGCTCCCGCGTCCACGCAAAGGAAGCGCAAATTCTCCGTCGGCTTCTCGGCGAGTCTCTCCTCGCAGATCGCGATGGAGCGCTCGCTGAAGTCGACGCCGGTGATCTCGGCGACACCGGAAGCGAGTGCGAATCCGAAGGTGCCCCACCCGCAGCCAAGGTCGACCATACGGTCGTCCGGCCCCGGCACGTGGATCTCACGGACCTTCTGGATTCGGTACCGCTGGAACGGGCTGTCGTGATCGTTGAGATGTAACGTGCCTTGATTCTCGAAATAGTCACTTGAGTCATAAAAGTCCTTCCCGATGCGCTCTGTCGTCACCGTCAGAGCTTCCCGAAAAGGTCTTGGATGCGTAGCCACCAGACCCGCCAGACGGCTTCGCGCACGATCGCTGGTGACATCTTTGACTCGCCGGTATCCCTTTCTGTGAACAGAATGGGGGTCTCCGCGAGCGTAAACCCAGCGCGCCAAGCCCGGAACTTTAGCTCGATCTGAAAGGCGTATCCGTTAGACTGCACCCGGTCGAGGCCGACCTTCTCAAGCACTTCACGTTTCCACCCGTTGAAGCCGCCTGTCCCGTCCCGAACCGGCATGCCGGTGATGATCCGGGCATAGTGGCTCCCGAAGTAGCTCACCAGCAATCGACTCATGGGCCAGTTCGATACCGTGACCCTGCCGTCCACATAACGTGACCCGATCATAACATCGGCCTCTTCGAATCCGGCGATCAGAGCGGGGAGTGCTTCTGGAGGGTGTGAAAAGTCGGCATCCATCTCGAAAAGGATGTCGTAGCCGAGGTCCAGGCCCTGTTTGAAGCCTGCTAGGTAGGCGCGACCGAGCCCTTCCTTTCCCGGGCGATGTAGAACCGAGATCCGATCATTCTCCTCGGCCATGGCGTCAGCAATCGTCCCCGTTCCGTCCGGGGACCCGTCATCAACCACGAGCACGTCGACACGGGAATCCTGCTCCAACACGCACGGCACGATCCGGGGCAGGTTTTCTGCCTCATCGTACGTGGGAATGATGACCAGGATGCGGGGGTTACTCACCGGACTGCGCTGCTCCTTCGGATGTAAGATGCCGGACCCAGAATGCCGCTGCGGGAATAACCTCGATGACCGTCGTCCACAAGCGAGCGGTCACCGCCACAGCTCCGGCCGTTGTCACACCGAAGTGAGGGGTCAGGAGCAGCGTCAGCGTGGCCTCCCGAACACCCAGCCCAGCGGGTGCGAACACTGCAACGTACCCTAGAACGTAGGCAGCGGCGAAGGCTGACGCCGCGCTGAGGAGAGGAGCCTGAAGGCCCAGACCGGACACGAGCATCCCGAAAGCGAGACTGTAGGTACACCAGTTCAGAAAGGCGACGGTAAGCCACCTGATGGCATCGCTCGGCGCGAGACCCTCGGGCTCTGGTGTGCCGGCCACCCGAAACCATGCACGTGTGACCGCGGAGAAAACCGGAGGGAGGAGTCCGAAGGCGATCCCGCTGATGAGGCAGATCGGCACTACCCATTTCCAACTCGCCCCATCCGCGAGCGTCCAGACCGAGCCAAGTCCAATAAAGAGGGCCGATACGAGCGCGAGGCCTTGTCCCAGGATGGCCGCTGCGGTCGCTGTCTGCGCGGGAATACCCCACTTTCGGGAAAGTGCGACCAACCCTGCGATCTGCCAGACCTTTCCTGGGACATAACGCCCTAGGTTTGCGATCATGAAGAGCCGGACACGCACGGCAGGGGGTAGCGGGGGGCCACCCAGGCCGTGAACGATCATGCCCCACAAGAACCCGGTCGTGAAGTATCCGCCCAGCAGCGCGGCACAACTTGTGGCGATCATGCCCCACCGCAGGGTCCAGCTGGAGAGGTCGAAGGCTTGGAGTTCGACGAACGAAAGCCCGGCCCGACTCAGCACGAACCAAGTAACGAGGACCGTTGCCCCAAGCTGGGCGAGGCGGCGTGCAATCGTCTTCAGGAAAGTGACCCCGCGGACGTCGGCTCGGATGATGTTGCCGGAACCTTATGCGCCCTCACCTTCCAGAGGCTGAAAGCCCAAGCCCCGAATAGCGTTGTCATGACGATCAGGCTCAAGATGAGACTGCGATCCAGAATCTTGGATTCGTACCACATTTCGACGGTACTCGTACCTGCCGGCACCGGTACGGCGCGGAGAGAGTGGTAGGCACGGAGGACCTCGGTGTTCTCCCCGTTTACGGTCGCTCTCCATGCTGGGAACCAGTTGTCGGCAACGATGAGGAGGGCGGGCTGGTCAGAGACGACCACCAGGCGGTGCACGTCGGCGTCACGCTGAGCCCACACGACACTTCCCTCTACCGCGCCACCGCTGAGCTCGACACCCGGCTCCTCTACCAGGACGGCTTCGAGCGATGGGTCGTGATCCTTGCTCAGCATATAGGGAATCGCATTCGCGTCGTTCTTCACAACTGCACTTCCGACAAGACGTGCACGCGGCAGTCCTCCATCGGCTAGGAGGGTGTTGTAGGTACGGCCGTCCGAATACTGTGTTCGCGATACCACAGTCCCCTGTGGAGCCGGCCCGCGTTCGTTATCAGGCCACAGGATGTAGCGAACATTGAGGATCTTCCGAATGTTGAGGTTGCCGAGATTCGCCGGAGCGCTCGTCCCCACCATGCCGATCAACTCATGGTACCTGGATAGGTTATTCGGGTGGTTGCCGGCCGCCAACTCCACCCCGTGCATGGCGGGATTTACGTCTTGGCTCGACCTCGACAGAGACCACAGTCTGTAGGGTTCCCCGCCTTCCTCCCGCTCTACCATCGCCTGGATGTTCGGGTCCGGCTGTGACCACCCGTAGTAATCCATCGTCCCGATAAAAGGGGAGTCCACCCGCGCCTCGTCGACGACGACGAGGGCGACCAGAATCGCGAAGGCAACGCGGACCGGCACACGGCCCGATCCGAGTGCCCAAACTGCTCCGGCTGTGGCGCCTGCAAGCAGCGCAGCGATCGAGGCCCCCAGTACAATGTTGGGAAGGTGAGCAGACAGCACCTGCAGCTGCCGTTCCCCGATGGAGCTGTATACCATCGTGGTCCAGGCCGTCGTGAAAACGCCGCTCGCGATCAGGAAGGCAATGACGGTTACGCTGCCGGCTCCTACCCAGAGAACCCTCTGGATGCGAGCGAGTTCGTGGTTGTCGCCCGCCGCAGTGACCTGCAGGATGCGGTCGACGCCCAGCGATGCCAGCGTGATCGTCCCGAAGCCGAAGAGGAAGATCGCCATCCCCGGGGCGCGGAATAGGGAGATCCCCGGGAGCAATGCGTACAGGATGCCCCACACGGGGGTGTTCGCCCCGAGTGCAAAGGTGAAGGAAAGAAGGCCTAACCCCACGAAGAAGAATCTGAGGTGTCGCCGAGCCCCGCCGAAGAAAGAGACCGCTGCCAGCAACAGCACGACCAGCCCGGCGTACTCGTGGTTGTCCTTCAGTCCATTACGCCCCCAGTAGGTACCAGTAGTCCAGGCGTTACCACCAGCCATATTGCCAGCGAATTCGGGGACGATGAGAGACATCGCCTCTTCCGGATTCATGGAGTACGAACTCGACCAGGTCTTTCCACTTCTCCCGGCGGTCTCGTCCGTCGTCTGAATACGGCGTGAGTAGGTGGTAACGTAGTCCACGGCCGGGAAAAATTGATAGGCTGCCCCGGTCGCACCGAGAACAGCGGCAACGAGAAAGAGGGCGAACCTCATTGCGCCCGCCTTGCGCCTCGACGTTCCGGCTTCCCCGGGCAGTTTCGATCCGGGAGCGTTGCCAAGGTCATCCGCGCCGCGGGCGATCTGGAAAGATCGAAACATCCCGAACAGTCCCACACCTCCAAACAGGAAGTAGGCCATTTGGAAGTGGGTGGTATACAGAATCAACGCGACTAGGAGCCCGATACCGCCGATCGATCCCAGGCCTGGCTTTGCGAAGTGGCGCTCTGTTGCCCAGAAGAGCAGCGGAGTCAGCGCCGTGACAAAAATTTTGCCGTCATGCCCAGGCTGGACGAAACTCACCATGAACGGCGCCAGCATATAGGCAGCGCCACCCAGGAACGCCGCCGCCCGCGTGCCCCCAATCGCCCGGACCCATCCGAAGAAAAACAATCCCGCAAGAAAAATGTGTAGGACCAGCTTCCACCCGAGAGCACGATGGGGAGCAGAAATTAGGAGAAGAAGGAGTGACGGCGGATAGAGTGAGTCTCCGGCACTCAAGGATTCCAGGAACGGCATCCCGCCCAAAATATGCGGAGCCCACCCCGGTATCCTCCCAAGTGAATGCAACGCCTGCGCATAAAGATCCCGCACGACATAGCCCATCCCGACAACGGTGTCAGAGCCAAACAGCATCTCATCGCTGAAGATGAACGCCCGGAAGAGAAAGACCGCGATGGCCGCGTAGGCTGCCACCGGGACCCATCTCGGAATACTGGGAATCGGCTGAGGCTCGATTCCACCCTGTCGGCGGTCGGAGGCCTTCTCTGAGGTGCCTTTCTTTTTCGCCATCTTGCCTAGGCCGTCCGCCGGCGACGAATGAGTTCTTCGTAGATCTCGATGTGAAGTTCAGCGAGCCGGGCGTTGCTCCACTTCTCGACTACACGTTGCCTGGCCTGCTTGCCGAGGCTGGGAAGGTCGGTTCGCCCTAAGAGTACCGACACTTCGCGAGCGAGGTCCTCAGGATTCGCAGGCTCGAACAGTGTCCCCACCTGAGCATCCACGATTTCGGGAAGACCTCCAACGTTAGACGCCGCGACGGGCACCTCACACGCCATGCACTCGAGTGCGGCGACGGAGGTGGCCTCCATTAGGGAGGGGAAGATCGCGAGCTCTGCCGAGCACAGGATTCCCGGCATGTCTCGGTGGGCCTGGACACCCAGAAATCGCAACCGTTCCCCTACCCCGAGTTCGCCACCGAGCCTCTCCAGGGCGTCTCTCTCCGGCCCGTCACCAACTAGGACCATCTCAACATCGAAGCGCTCTGCGATCAGCGGTAGCGCTCGGACGGCATACTCCACGCCGTTCTTCTCGAACAGACGACGGGGGACGACGATACGTCGTCGCCTACCGATGGGCGGTAGCAGCGAAGCGGCGACCGGAGCGAAGATCGATGTCTCGACGCCATTGGTCACCGGTTCGACACGATGGCCGGGGGCCAGGCGCTCTCCGACGTCCGCGATCTCGCGGCTAGCAGCCAAATTCACGTCGACACTCGAGACCATGCGCCCGAGTAGTTCGCGCCATCCCGGGCGCATAGCGAGCTTCAAGAAATGCGACGTGTGCCATGTCGCAACGAGGGGGGTGCCACGTATCGCTCGGACGGTCTGGAGTGGCGGGATAGACTGAAATGCCTGGGCATGTAGGACATCTGCGCCTCGAGATGCCGCTATGGCTCTAGGCAGTGACCCCGCCGCGTGCGCGATCCAGCCGCTGGTCGACTTTCCTGGAAACCAGGTGCGCCAAACGCTGACCCCGTCTCGCTCTTCGAACGGGTCCGTTTCGGGCATCGAACGAGAGGTCACGACGTCGACCTGATGCCCGCGCTCGACCAGGGCACGACAGAGAAAATGGACGTGACTCTCGAGGCCCCCAACCTCGGGCGGATAGTACACGCAATGCATCAGGATTTTCACGACGGTGCCGCCGGGGAAAACTCTCGCTGTCGGTTGAAGTGTACCCGGCGTCATGCAGCGGATCAACACGCGTAATCCCACGCCCCTGCTGCACTTCCGGCGCGGTGCGATCTTTGCGGGAGGCCACCCCAACCACGTGAACTGTGCCCGAGCCGTTCCGTGTGGACAGGAGGTTGGGCTCCACGGCGGTATCAAGCTGCCCGGTGGCAGGTCGAAACCGACGAACGGAGCGAGGCCCCGTTCGTCGAGGAAGTCGATGGACCCTTGGTGACGCTTTTGGAAGTATCCGAGGGTTAGCGCTCCGCTCGGTTTCGCGTCCCTAGGCTGGACCCACGCCGGAGTTCTTGTCTCGCATCCCGCAGGAGCACGGGTCTGCGGACTTCTATGGCACGCCGGATAAGGGAGATCTCAAGTTGCTCTAGCACTCACCGCTTGCCTGCCTAG
Above is a window of Longimicrobiales bacterium DNA encoding:
- a CDS encoding class I SAM-dependent methyltransferase encodes the protein MTTERIGKDFYDSSDYFENQGTLHLNDHDSPFQRYRIQKVREIHVPGPDDRMVDLGCGWGTFGFALASGVAEITGVDFSERSIAICEERLAEKPTENLRFLCVDAGATGLPSDSFDLVLAADLFEHIYPEDSQRIAAEAYRILAPGGRFATWTPHRGHILEVLKNHDIILKRDISHVDYKSMDAMRGLLANAGFKIERAYYAESHLPGFRAIERATQWFLPFMRRRIAVLGRKPVGEN
- a CDS encoding polyprenol monophosphomannose synthase; this translates as MSNPRILVIIPTYDEAENLPRIVPCVLEQDSRVDVLVVDDGSPDGTGTIADAMAEENDRISVLHRPGKEGLGRAYLAGFKQGLDLGYDILFEMDADFSHPPEALPALIAGFEEADVMIGSRYVDGRVTVSNWPMSRLLVSYFGSHYARIITGMPVRDGTGGFNGWKREVLEKVGLDRVQSNGYAFQIELKFRAWRAGFTLAETPILFTERDTGESKMSPAIVREAVWRVWWLRIQDLFGKL
- a CDS encoding lysylphosphatidylglycerol synthase domain-containing protein codes for the protein MARRLAQLGATVLVTWFVLSRAGLSFVELQAFDLSSWTLRWGMIATSCAALLGGYFTTGFLWGMIVHGLGGPPLPPAVRVRLFMIANLGRYVPGKVWQIAGLVALSRKWGIPAQTATAAAILGQGLALVSALFIGLGSVWTLADGASWKWVVPICLISGIAFGLLPPVFSAVTRAWFRVAGTPEPEGLAPSDAIRWLTVAFLNWCTYSLAFGMLVSGLGLQAPLLSAASAFAAAYVLGYVAVFAPAGLGVREATLTLLLTPHFGVTTAGAVAVTARLWTTVIEVIPAAAFWVRHLTSEGAAQSGE
- a CDS encoding glycosyltransferase family 4 protein, yielding MHCVYYPPEVGGLESHVHFLCRALVERGHQVDVVTSRSMPETDPFEERDGVSVWRTWFPGKSTSGWIAHAAGSLPRAIAASRGADVLHAQAFQSIPPLQTVRAIRGTPLVATWHTSHFLKLAMRPGWRELLGRMVSSVDVNLAASREIADVGERLAPGHRVEPVTNGVETSIFAPVAASLLPPIGRRRRIVVPRRLFEKNGVEYAVRALPLIAERFDVEMVLVGDGPERDALERLGGELGVGERLRFLGVQAHRDMPGILCSAELAIFPSLMEATSVAALECMACEVPVAASNVGGLPEIVDAQVGTLFEPANPEDLAREVSVLLGRTDLPSLGKQARQRVVEKWSNARLAELHIEIYEELIRRRRTA